The DNA window TTCTGGATCGACCGTGCGCCACGGCGGCCATGAGTCTGGCGCTGCAGGAGAACGGTGTGGTCCGCGTGGAGCGCGAGCTGGAGAACAACCGGCTGCAGATCGTCGATCTGACGCTGCCGGCGGTAATCACCGTGCAGACCGGCATCAACGAGCCGCGCTACGCAAGCCTGAAGGGGATCATGGCGGCCAAGAAGAAGGAGATCAGGACGCTGTCGCTCGCCGACCTCAAGCTGGGGGCCGCGGAGATCGCCGCCTCGAAGGGGCGCTACAGGACGGTGCGGCTGGCGCCTCCTCCGAAGGGGAAGGGGGCCGAGGTGCTCACGGGCTCTGCCGACAAAATCGCCAAGGACCTGGTGACGCGGATCAGGGAAAAGACGGGGGTCATCTGAGATGGCCTGCAGGATCCTGATCCTGGCCGAGCATGAGAGCGGGGCGATCCGCGAGACGACCTTCGAGCTCCTCGGGATGGCGCACCGCCTCGCGGGGGAGGCGGGCTGGCAGCCGGCGGAGATCAAGGCGGTCCTGATCGGCATGGGCCGGGGCGCTCCGGCCGAGGGGCTGGCCGCGCGCGGCGCCGCCGAGGTGATCTGCGTCGAGGGGGAGGCCGTGGCGGACTACACCTGCGACGGCCACACGCGCGTCCTCGAATCTCTGATCAAGGCCGAGACGCCCGAGATCGTCCTGGTCGGCCACACGCCGAACGGCTGGGACCTGGCGCCCTTGGTCGCCGCCGGGCTCGGCGTCCCGATCGCCACCGAATGCTCCCAGATCCTCTTCGAGGGGGGGCGGCCCCTGTTCACGCGCAAGGCGTTCAACGGCAAGTTCATCCAGGTGGTCGACATGGGAGACGCGCGGCCGAAGATGGCGACCCTCCAGAAAGGGGCATCGCCCGCCTACTCCGGCACGACGCGGGGGACGGTGCGCGTCGTGCCGGCCGGCGTCGCGCCCGGCGACCTGCGCGCCCGGTTCGTCGGCATCAAGAAAGGGGAGGGCGGCGCCGTCGACCTGACCCAGGCTCCGATCATCGTCTCGGGCGGACGCGGCGTCGGCGCCCCCGAGAAGTTCTCCGTGATCAAGGACCTCGCCGCGGCGCTCGGGGGGCAGGTCGGCGCCTCGCGACCGGTCACGGACATGGGCTGGCTTCCGCACGAGCACCAGGTGGGCAGCTCGGGCGTCACCGTCAATCCGAAGCTGTACATCGCCTGCGGCATCTCCGGCGCCATCCAGCACATCGTCGGCATGAAGGGCTCGGGGTACATCGTCGCCATCAACAAGGACCCCGACGCGCCGATCTTCGGCGTCGCCGACGTGGGTGTCGTCGGCGATCTCTTCGAGATCGTTCCCGCCCTCACGAGGGCCGTCAAGGAAGCGAAGGGACAGCCCTGACGTCCCGATACGAGGGCCGCGGATATCGCGCGCGAATTGTCAGGAGAAGGGCCGACGTGTATTCTTATGGCCCTGCAGAGCACGATCACCCAGAGGTCATCGACTGATGGATGTCTTCGACGATCACATGAGCCCAGTCGCCGCATGACGAAAAGCGGCCGCCCGGCGACCGCCGGGCAGCGCATCGCAATCGTCCTGGGGTCGGGTGGGTTCCGGGGCCCGGCCCACGTCGGCGTGCTGGCCCGCCTCGTCGAGCTGCGCGTTCCGCTGTACGCCATGGTCGGCTGCAGCGTCGGCAGCCTGATCACCGCCTACTACGCCGCCGCGGGCCGGACGGTGGACGAGCTCCTGCAATTCGCCCTGGAGACGAACGCCAAGCGGGTCCTGGCCCACGCGCTGTCGATGCGCTCGCCGGGCCTCGGGCGGCGCCTGGTGCGGCGCTGGGCCGACCCGGTGCACGACCTGCTCGCGGTGCTCGACCGGCACGACTTCCGCCGGCTGCATCACGGTGTGCGGATGATCGGCTTCCTGATGCACGATCGGCGGCGGGGCGAGCGGATCTTCGCCGTGACCGGATGCGAGCGCGGCTTCCATCTCTCCGAGGCCGTGCGCGCCAGCAGCCGCCTCCCGATCCTGTTCCCTCCGCTCCACAAGGAGGTCGACGGTCTGGAGCGCGTCCTGGTGGACGGGGCGTTCGCGGCGCCGTCCCCCGTGGTCCACGCCGTGGCGGCCCCCGTGTCCGCAACGCACGTGATCGCCGTCGACTTGAGCGGCTCGCGGCGCCGCGCTCGTCTGAGCGAGCTCGACCGCTGGCAGACGCTTCTGGGCGATCGCCTCATGGTGCTCCGGCCGCGGCCGAAGTTCACGCGCACGGGATGGGGGACGATCCTCGGCGCCCGGACCTGGTATGAGGCGGGCCGGAACATCATCGGTGAGGCCGAAGCGGAGCGGCTGCGCCGCTGGCAGCGCGGAGATCCGCAGCCCGACGCCCCGGCGGCGGGAGAACCGGGCAGGCCGGACGCCGAGGCGCACGCGCGCGCCCCGCTGCGGTCCGAGCGCTCTTGAGAGGCGCATGCGCAACGCTCTGAGCAACTGGCTCGATCGCGTCGTCCTGGGGGATTCGCCGACCCGGCGGCTCTGGTTCGCGCGCCGCATGCCGGACGGATACATCCGCAACACCCAGAAGCTGGACTTCAAGACCACCGTCCGCTGGGTCGCGGCTCGATCGGCCTTCTACCGCAGGAAGTTCCAGGAGCACCACATCGATCCGGCGATGGTGAGATGCCCCGCCGACCTGGGGGACATCTTCACGACCTCGACGGACCTGCTGACCCACCCGGTCGAGGAGTTCCTGTGCGACCGCCCGCAGCTGGGCTTCGAGACGACCGGCACGCTCTCGCCGAAGAGCAAGAAGCTGTTCTTCTCGCTCGAGGAGATGCGGGACCTGGGTCGTGACGGCGCGGCCGGGCTGTACGCCCTCGGCGTGCGCAAGGAGGACCGCATGGTGTCGGCCCTCGATCTGTCGTTCTGGAACGCCGGGCCGACCCTGAGGGCGGCGGCGCAGACCCTGGGGTGCCTGCTGATCGAGGCGAGCAAGATCCCGCCCGCGGAGTTCTACGATCGGGCGCTCGACTATCGTTTCAACGTCATGGTGGTCGAGCCGTCCTGGATCGTGAGCCTGACGGAGATCGCCGAGAAGCGCGGGACCTGGCCGGTCAAGCTCATGCTGGTCGGCGGGGAGAACATGTCCGAGAAATCGCGCCGTCACGTCGAGGAGGCCTGGAGGACGACGCTCTACCTGACCTACGGCCAGACCGAGTCGTTCGGCAGCGCCGGGACGGAGTGCGCGCGCCGGAACGGCTATCATCTGCAGGAGTTGAAGTTCTGGTTCGAGATTCCCGAGCCGGACGACCAGGGTCACGGCGAGCTCGTCTTCACGACCCTGTCGCGCAAGGTGATGCCGCTTCTGCGCTACCGGACGTCGGACGTGGCGCGGTTCATGGAGGGCGTCTGCGACTGTGACTTGAAAATGCTGCGGCGCATCTCCAAGATCGTCGGCCGCTGCGACGAGATGGTGAACTGCGGTCTCGGCAACATCAGCCCCTGGATGTTCGAGAAGGTGCTCGAAGGGGTGACCGGCATCGCGCACGACTGGCAGGTGCTGGTGACGCGTCCGGGGCTGCGCGACGCCGTCGAGATCCGGGTGGAGCTCCAGGACGGGGCGTCGCAGACGTCGGTCGAGCGGGCGATCCGGAGATCGCTCGAGGAGCAGTTCCCGGACATGGCCCGCAACGTCTCCATGGGTCTGTGCGAGATGAGCGTCGGCGGGAACGCGCGCGGCACCCTGCGCACGGGGCGCAAGCTGCGATCGATCGTGGATCTCCGCAAGACACTGTTCCGGGCCGAGACCGCCGTGACCTCGAGCGTGCTGGCCTAGGAGTGAATCCATGACGACAGGAAACTCAGTCGGAGGGCGGGGGGCCGGGCCGCACCGCGCGCCCCTCGAGGGCGGCGAGGGAGCAGGCGTCCGCGATCTCGAGCGACCGCAGGGCGCGGCGCGGGGAGAAGCAGGTCTTCCGGCCCGCGAGGAACGCCTCGACGATCTCGCGATCCTGCGCGACGTAACCCCAGCGCTCCTCGCGGGAGAGATCGGCGAAGTCGTCGATGCCGACAGGTGCACCGCCGCCCGGCGAGTGCAGGACCCGGTCGAGCTCCTCCACGACGATCGTGGCGTGGTCGCCCACGAGCTCGGTGCGCTCCGCGGGGCGGACCCACGACGCGTGACCCGTGGCGGTCAGGGCGCCGATGGCGCCCCCTTCGAAGGCGATCGAGATGACGAAGTCGTTGAGGTCCGGGTAGAGCGGGCCCCGAGCCAGGCAGGACACCTCGGAGATCGGCGCGATCAGCCACTCCATGAGATCGAAGAAGTGGACCAGGTTCTCGTAGAGAAACCCGCCCGACATGGAACGGTCGGAGACCCACGGCGGGGTGCGGTAGTCCCCCTCGTGCATCTTGAAGCTGGCCAGGAGCGGCCGGAACCCCTCGCGCAGCAGCCCCCGGACGCGTCCGTAGACCGGGGCGTGCCGGCGGTTGTGGGCCACGGTGAAGAAGGCGCCGGGACGCTCCGCCGCCTCGCAGAGCCGCCGCGCGTCCTCGATGTGGATGGCCATCGGCTTCTCGCTCACGACGCCGACGCCCCGCTCGAGCGCCGCCATGGAGGCCTCGAAGTGGAAGCGGTTCGGCGTGGTGACGACGAGAAGATCGAGACCGGCGCGGAACAGAGCCTCGAGATCGGTGTGATGAGGAACGCGGAGATCGCCGGCGAGGTGCCCGGCCCGGTCGGCGTCGGGGTCGGCGACGCCGACGATGCGCACACGGTCGTCGCGCCGCAGAACCTCGGCGTGCGTCCGGCCCATGTGACCCGCTCCCAGGATCCCGATTCGCAGCGGCATGCTTCCGGAATGTCCCTACGCCGCCCCGGGGCCGGCGAGCTCGGTGATATGCGTCAGCACCTTCTCGAACGCGTCCGCGTACTGCTCCATCAGGACCCGCGGCTGCGGGAACAGGGGATACGACTGCGACCCCAGCACGAGCGAGTCGGCGAGGAGCGCCGTCGTCCGGGGGTGCTCGCCCTTGCGGGAGTTCGCCCGGCCCTGGAAGACCGGCATCTCCGGGACCGGCCGGTCGAGCCAGAGCATGACCTCGACCCCCTCCGCGCGGAGCGCCGCCACGACCCGGTCCCGCAGGAGGGTCGGATCGATCGCGAGACCGAGGGCGCGCGCGTCCAGCCGCACCCGGTACTTGTGATAGACATGGGTCCGGTCGGCGGGACAGCGGGGCGGCGTCACGCCCGCAAGCGTCTCCAGACGCGACGTGAGCAGGGCGGCGTTGGCCGCGGCGTTCGCGTTGAACCCACCGAGACGTCGCAGCTGCACGCGGGCGATCGCCGCCGGGATCTCCTGGTTCAGGTACATGAAGCCCATCCCGGCGAACTCCGAATCGGTGGCCGAGTCGAGAGGATGGGCCTGGTCGAGCGGCACCTCGTCGCGCGTCTGTCCCAGGATGCGGAAGGACGTGGCGCGCGCCAGGAGCCGTTCGTTGCCCGTGACGAACAGGCCCCCCTCCCCGCAAGGAAGGTTCTTGGTGGCGTTGAGGGAGAACCCCGCCATGTCGCCCAGCGTCCCGACCTGGCGCGAGCGGTAGGTCGCTCCGTGCGCCTGCGCCGCGTCCTCGATGACCAGGAGGTCGTGCCGGCGCGCGATGGCGTCGATCGCGTCCATGTCGCACGGCAGGCCGTGGATGTGGACCGGCATGATCGCCCGCGTGCGGGAGGTGATCCGCTCCTCGATGCCGGCCGGGTCGATGTTGAAGGTGACGGGATCGATGTCGGCGAAGGTCGGGACCGCGTTGTGCTGCAGGATGGCCAGGGCGGTCGCCGGGTAGGTGAAGGCGCTGGTCACGACCTCGTCGCCCGGCTCGAGCCCCGCGGCGGCGACCGCCATGTGGAGCGCCGCCGTGCCGCTGTTGGTCGCGAGGCAGGAGCGCGCCCCGATGAAACGGGCGAACTCCTCCTCCAGGGCCTTCTGCTGCGGCGCGCGGGCGCCGCACAGAACACCGCTGTCCAGGACCGCGAGGACGGCCTGCCGTTCCTCGTCGCCGATCACCGGCCAGCGGACCGCCCGGTCTCTCTGGACCGCGGGCTTGCCGCCGTGTATCGCCAGCTGTGCCAAGTCTTCCTCCTTACGCCCCCGAAGGCGCACGAACCGACGGGTGATTCTAGAGTACGTCAGTCGCTCCGTCCACCGGCATCGTGGCCGGTTCATCCTATCAGTCGTCGGGGAGAACCATGAGACAGAAGCCGGTCCCCCCTGCCGCGGCCGCCGGCCGCCTGGGGGTCGTCGTGGTGGGTGCTGGATCCCTTTCGACCTCGCTCATCGCCGGTGTGCTGGCGGTGCGCCGGGGGCTCGGCAAGCCGATCGGCGCCCTGACCCAGCTGGGTTACGTCGCCGGCCCGCACGAGCGGCCGGCCCCCGTCCCTGTGGCGCGGGCGGTGCCCCTCTCCTCCCTCGACGATCTGGTGTTCGGCGTCTGGGACATCCTGCCGGACAGCGTCTACCGCGCCGCCGTGAAGGCGCGGGTGCTGGACGAGAGGCTCCTGGAGCCGCTGCGGCAGGAGCTCGACTCGATCCGGCCGTGGCGCGGCATCTTCGACCCGCGCTACGTGCACCGTATCGAGGCGACGCACTGCCGCTCACGGCAGGGGCATCTCGCGAACGTGGCCGAGATCGAGAAGGACATCGCCTCCTTCCGCAAAAGCGCCGGGATCGCCCGCCTGGTGCTGCTCAACGCCGCCTCGACGGAGACCTATCAGCCGGTCGAGGACATCCATTCCGACCTGAAGCTCTTCGAGCGGGCGCTGGCGGCGGACGACGCGCGCATCAGCCCCGCGATGCTCTATTCGTACGCCGCCCTCCGCCAGAGGATCCCGGTCGTCAACTGCACGCCGAGCCACGCCGTCGACATCCCCGCTCTCGTGCAGATGGCGGAGGAGATGAAAGTACCCGTGGCGGGCCGGGATTTGAAGACCGGCCAGACCCTGCTGAAGACCATACTGGCCCCGGGTTTCAAGGCGCGCGCCCTCGGCGTGGCCGGATGGTACTCGACGAACATCCTCGGGAACCGCGACGGGGAGGTCCTCGACGACCCGCAGTGCCTGAAGAGCAAGGAAGAGAGCAAGATGGCCGCCCTGAAGGCGATCCTCGACCCGGAGCTCTACCCGGACCTGTACGGCGATCTGGTCCACCGCGTGCGCATCGATTACTACCCGCCGCGCGGGGACAACAAGGAGGCCTGGGACAACATCGATCTCGTCGGGTGGCTCGGCTACCCGATGCAGATCAAGATCAATTTCCTCTGCCGCGACTCGATCCTGGCGGCGCCGCTCGCGCTCGATCTCGTTCTCCTCGCCGACCTGGCGGCCCGGGCCGGTCTGCGCGGCGCGCAGGACTGGCTGTCCCTCTACTTCAAGAACCCGACCGTGAAGAACGGCCGTCAGATCCACGAGCTGTTCGCGCAGCGCCAGATGTGGGAGAACGAGATCCGCAGGCTGGCCGGGTGGACGGTGAACGGACGACAGGCGTAGCGGACCGCGTCAGACCCCCAGTGCCTTCGCCGCCTTGTCGTAGTTCTCGGGCCTCACCCAGACGATCATGCCGAAGCCGCCCCGCGCGCCCGCCGCGGCGTTGGTGGCGTGGACGTTGACGCCGGCGTCGGCCAGTTTCCTGAAGATCTCGGCCGCCGCACCGGCGCGGTCGTCCCCCTGGATGAAGAAGGCGCGCTTCCTGTCGCTCAGCTTCAGGCCCAGACCCTTGGCGGCCTTGGCGAGCCCGTCGGCGTTCTCGGTGACGAGATCGATCTGGGTCGTCCCCTTGCCGTCGGGGAAGGCGGTCAAGGACAGGAGATTGACTCCGGCGTCCTTCAGGGCGCCCAGGATGCGGGCCCCCTCGCCGGGCTTGTCGGGGACTTGCACGTACTGGTAATCGGCTCGGCGGATCTTGTCGGCCATGGCGGTCCTCCCTATATTGACGTGTGAAGGCGGGTTGGATGCTAACATAAGCACTTTCGGGAGGACAGTTCGACCATGGCGAAACAGAACCAGAACAATCCGGGAGGGCGGGGGCCCGCCATGGACCGGCCGTCCGGAGGGATGTCTCCGGGGACGATCCGCGGCGCGACCCTGGCCGGGGTGGCGGTGTTGATCGCCATCACCGGCATGAACCTCTACGAGACGACGCAGCAGCAGGCGGCGCTGAACGAGAAGCTCAACCAGCTCGATTCGCGCGTCACGGCGCTCGGCGCGAAGATCGACGCCGGGGCGAAGACCGCGCAGGCCCGCCCGCAGGGGCCCGATCCGGACAAGGTCTACGCGGTGAAGACCGACGGCGCTCCATTCGAGGGGCCCAGGGCCGCGCCGGTCACGATCGTCGAGTTCTCCGACTTCCAGTGACCCTTCTGCGCGAGGGTCGGTCCGACCCTCGACCAGATTCACAGGACGTACGGTGAAAAGGTGCGCATCGTCTGGAAGAACAACCCGCTGCCGTTCCACCCGTTCGCGATGCCGTCGGCGCTGGCGTCGATGGCGGCCTACGAGCAGGGGAAGTTCTGGGAGTACCACGACAAGCTGTTCGCCAACCAGCAGAAGCTGACGCACGACGATCTGCTGCGCTACGCGAAGGAGGTCGGGCTCGACATCGGCCGGTTCGAGGCCGCCCTGAACTCGGCGCGCAGCAAGCCCGCGATCGACTCCGACGTGGCGGAGGCCAAGTCGCTGGGCGCCTCCGGGACGCCGGCCTTCTTCGTCAACGGACGTTTCCTGTCGGGCGCGAGACCCTTCGACGACTTCGCCCAGCTGATCAACGCCGAGCTGACCCGGCTCAAGATCCCGGTTCCGCCGCCCCCGCCTGCGGCCCCCCCGGCGACGGCACCGTCCGGGAAGGGCGGGCAGTAGTGATCCGGACCTCCTCGTAGGTGAGCCAGCCGCGCAAGGTCGAGATCGGGAGCGACGGCGGACTCTCGATCGTGTGGGACGACGGCCACGCGGCGGTCTACACCCCGGCGCACCTCCGCCTGGCGTGCAAGTGCGCCCTGTGCGAGGACGAATGGTCGGGTGAGAGGCGGCTCGAGGCCGGCTCTCTGCCTGCCGACATCCGGGCGCTCAGCGTCAAGCCGGTCGGACGCTACGGTCTGCAGATCACCTGGAGCGATGGCCACTCGACCGGAATCTACACGTTCGACAGGCTGCGTCCGCTGTGCGAGTGCGAGACCTGCCGGCGAAGCCCGCGCGGGTGAGCGGAAGCGTCGCGGTCGCGCCGCTGCGGCACCTCGGCCGTCTCCGACTGGTCGCACTCGGCATCAACTCGGTCATCGGCGGCGGGATCTTCATCCTCCCCGCGGAGGTGACCGGTCTCATCGGACGGTCGGCGATCTTCGCGTACGTCGTGGCGGGCCTGGTGGCGATCGGCGTCGGCCTGGCGCTGGCCTCGCTGTCGTCGCGCTACGAGATCTCGGGCGGCCCCTACCTTTACGTGCACCGCGTGTTCGGCGAGTTCGCCGGCTTCCAGGTCGGCTGGCTGTTCTGCCTGGCCCGGATCACGGCGATGGCGGGTCTGGTCAATGGATTCGGGCGCTACCTCGGGGCGCTCCTGCCCTGGGCCGCCACACCGATCGGCCGGGCCCTGGTCATCATCGCCTGCTCGGCCCTCATCACCACGATCAACATGATCGGCATCCGGCAGACCTCGAGGGCGACCAACCTGTTCACCGTGGCCAAGGTCGTGCCGCTCGTCGTCCTGGCGATCGCCGGCCTGTTCTTCCTGCGCCTGGAAAACCTGGAAGCGGTCCCGGTCGAGCCGATGAGCTTCGTGCGCGCCGTCCTGCTCCTGATCTTCGCGTTCTCGGGATTCGAGATCCTGACCGTCCCTGCCGAAGAGTCGCTGCAGCCCCGCCGGGACATGCCGTTCGCGGTCATCGCCACGATCCTGACCGTGTGCGCCATCTACCTGCCGGTCCACCTCGTGGCGGCGGGGATGCTCGACAACCTCGCGTCGGAGCAGGCCCCCCTGGCGAGCGTCGCCGGGATCCTGGCCGGCCCCGCGGGGCGCTACGCCATGACCTTCATCGCGGCGACATCGATGGCCGGCTGCGCCCTCATCAGCCTGGTCGGCGGGACGCGTCTCATGTACTCCATGTCCTCGGCGCGCCAGCTGCCGCTCTGGATGGGGTCCCTGCACGCCGGCTGGCGCACCCCCGTGCGGGCCACGATGATCATCGGGGTGCTCGGGACCACGCTGGCCATCGCCAGCGCCTACAGCACGCTGGCGGCCGTCAGCGCCGGCACGCGCCTTCTCGTCTACCTGGCCTGCTGCTGCGCCTGCCTGCGCCGGCCGGCGGCCGCGCGGGAGGATGGCGCGCCGGGTGAACGGCACGCCCTGCGCGGGCGTATCATCCCCGCGCTGACCTCTCTTGCGATCGTGGCGCTTCTGTGCGCCCTGGAGCGGGACGAGATCATCGGGGGGCTGTCTGGCGTCGGGATCGGAACCGTGCTTTACTTTGGCATGAGACGCGCCGTGCCGGCCGTCGGAGGAACGACTTCATGAGCAAGAGCGGGAAGCGGGCGCTGTTCATCGTCGGGACGCTCGTGGCCGGGCTCGTGGCCGTCGCCTACATGGTGCGCATGTCGTCGCAGCCTGCGGCGGGGAGCGTCCTCGAGCTGGTTCTCGACGACGACATCCCCGATCACGTGGAGGTGGAGGGGCTGTGGCACCTGTTCGGCGGCCGGAAGCTGACCCTGCGCGATGACCTCGAGGCGCTGCGCCTGGCGCGGGACGACCGGCGGATCAGGGGTCTTCTGGTCGTGATCGACGGGCCCGGCGCCGGCTCGGCCAAGCTGCAGGAATTGAGGGACGGCATCCTCGACTTCCAGAAGGAGGGGAAGTGGGCCGTCGCCTACCTCGAGACGGCCGGCGAGTTCTCGGCGGGGAACAGGGACTACTACCTCGCCACCGCGTGCGGCTCGATCTGGCTGGCGCCGCCGGGCGACATCAATCTCGTCGGCATGCGCGCCGAGCCTCCGTTCATCCGCGGGACGCTGGACCTGCTCGGGATCGTCCCCGACATGGACCACATCGGCAAGTACAAGTCGGCGATGAACACTTACACCGACAAGGAGATGAACGAGGCGTTCCGCGAGTCCATGGAGGCGCTGGTCGGCAGCATCTACGGTCAATTGAAGCGCGGGATCGCCAAGGGGCGCAAGATGACCGAGGAGCAGGTCGCCCTCCTCATCGACGACGGCCCGTACATCGGGCCGAGGGCGCTGCAGGCGAAGCTGGTCGACAGACTGGGGTACCGCGACGAGCTCGAGGACAGCCTCAAGGAGAAGGGGGCCGACTCCCCGTCCCTCGTCAAGGTCGGTCAGTACCTCAGGGCGGGCCGTTTCTACACCCGGGGGCCGAAGATCGCCCTGATCTACGGACTCGGCGGCGTGTCGCGCGGCGAGAACCAGACCAACCCGCTCACGGGGGACATGACCATGGGGTCGGACACGACCGCCGAGGCGATCAAGAAGGCGCGCGAGGATCCTTCGATCAAGGCGATCGTGTTCCGCGTCGACAGCCCCGGCGGCTCGTACATCGCCTCCGACGTCATCTACCGCCAGGTGGCGCTCACGAAAGGCGTCAAGCCGTTCGTCGTCTCCATGGGGGACGTGGCCGCCTCGGGCGGCTACTTCGTCGCCATGGGGGCCGACAAGATCGTCGCGGAGCCCGCGACCATCACCGCCTCAATCGGTGTCCTGGCCGGCAAGCTCGTCACCACCGGCTTCTGGAACAAGGTCGGGATCACCTTCGACGCCGTGCAGCGCGGCCGTCACGCGACCTTCTTCTCGACGAGCGCGAAGTACACGCCCGAGGAGCGCGAGATCTTCGCGGGCTGGCTCGATCGAATCTACAAGGACTTCGTCGGCAAGGCGGCCCAGGGGCGCGGCAAGACCTACGACCA is part of the Candidatus Dormiibacterota bacterium genome and encodes:
- a CDS encoding Gfo/Idh/MocA family oxidoreductase, yielding MPLRIGILGAGHMGRTHAEVLRRDDRVRIVGVADPDADRAGHLAGDLRVPHHTDLEALFRAGLDLLVVTTPNRFHFEASMAALERGVGVVSEKPMAIHIEDARRLCEAAERPGAFFTVAHNRRHAPVYGRVRGLLREGFRPLLASFKMHEGDYRTPPWVSDRSMSGGFLYENLVHFFDLMEWLIAPISEVSCLARGPLYPDLNDFVISIAFEGGAIGALTATGHASWVRPAERTELVGDHATIVVEELDRVLHSPGGGAPVGIDDFADLSREERWGYVAQDREIVEAFLAGRKTCFSPRRALRSLEIADACSLAALEGRAVRPGPPPSD
- a CDS encoding electron transfer flavoprotein subunit alpha/FixB family protein, with translation MACRILILAEHESGAIRETTFELLGMAHRLAGEAGWQPAEIKAVLIGMGRGAPAEGLAARGAAEVICVEGEAVADYTCDGHTRVLESLIKAETPEIVLVGHTPNGWDLAPLVAAGLGVPIATECSQILFEGGRPLFTRKAFNGKFIQVVDMGDARPKMATLQKGASPAYSGTTRGTVRVVPAGVAPGDLRARFVGIKKGEGGAVDLTQAPIIVSGGRGVGAPEKFSVIKDLAAALGGQVGASRPVTDMGWLPHEHQVGSSGVTVNPKLYIACGISGAIQHIVGMKGSGYIVAINKDPDAPIFGVADVGVVGDLFEIVPALTRAVKEAKGQP
- a CDS encoding DUF971 domain-containing protein; this encodes MSQPRKVEIGSDGGLSIVWDDGHAAVYTPAHLRLACKCALCEDEWSGERRLEAGSLPADIRALSVKPVGRYGLQITWSDGHSTGIYTFDRLRPLCECETCRRSPRG
- a CDS encoding patatin-like phospholipase family protein — encoded protein: MTKSGRPATAGQRIAIVLGSGGFRGPAHVGVLARLVELRVPLYAMVGCSVGSLITAYYAAAGRTVDELLQFALETNAKRVLAHALSMRSPGLGRRLVRRWADPVHDLLAVLDRHDFRRLHHGVRMIGFLMHDRRRGERIFAVTGCERGFHLSEAVRASSRLPILFPPLHKEVDGLERVLVDGAFAAPSPVVHAVAAPVSATHVIAVDLSGSRRRARLSELDRWQTLLGDRLMVLRPRPKFTRTGWGTILGARTWYEAGRNIIGEAEAERLRRWQRGDPQPDAPAAGEPGRPDAEAHARAPLRSERS
- a CDS encoding inositol-3-phosphate synthase gives rise to the protein MRQKPVPPAAAAGRLGVVVVGAGSLSTSLIAGVLAVRRGLGKPIGALTQLGYVAGPHERPAPVPVARAVPLSSLDDLVFGVWDILPDSVYRAAVKARVLDERLLEPLRQELDSIRPWRGIFDPRYVHRIEATHCRSRQGHLANVAEIEKDIASFRKSAGIARLVLLNAASTETYQPVEDIHSDLKLFERALAADDARISPAMLYSYAALRQRIPVVNCTPSHAVDIPALVQMAEEMKVPVAGRDLKTGQTLLKTILAPGFKARALGVAGWYSTNILGNRDGEVLDDPQCLKSKEESKMAALKAILDPELYPDLYGDLVHRVRIDYYPPRGDNKEAWDNIDLVGWLGYPMQIKINFLCRDSILAAPLALDLVLLADLAARAGLRGAQDWLSLYFKNPTVKNGRQIHELFAQRQMWENEIRRLAGWTVNGRQA
- a CDS encoding APC family permease — translated: MSGSVAVAPLRHLGRLRLVALGINSVIGGGIFILPAEVTGLIGRSAIFAYVVAGLVAIGVGLALASLSSRYEISGGPYLYVHRVFGEFAGFQVGWLFCLARITAMAGLVNGFGRYLGALLPWAATPIGRALVIIACSALITTINMIGIRQTSRATNLFTVAKVVPLVVLAIAGLFFLRLENLEAVPVEPMSFVRAVLLLIFAFSGFEILTVPAEESLQPRRDMPFAVIATILTVCAIYLPVHLVAAGMLDNLASEQAPLASVAGILAGPAGRYAMTFIAATSMAGCALISLVGGTRLMYSMSSARQLPLWMGSLHAGWRTPVRATMIIGVLGTTLAIASAYSTLAAVSAGTRLLVYLACCCACLRRPAAAREDGAPGERHALRGRIIPALTSLAIVALLCALERDEIIGGLSGVGIGTVLYFGMRRAVPAVGGTTS
- a CDS encoding DegT/DnrJ/EryC1/StrS family aminotransferase gives rise to the protein MAQLAIHGGKPAVQRDRAVRWPVIGDEERQAVLAVLDSGVLCGARAPQQKALEEEFARFIGARSCLATNSGTAALHMAVAAAGLEPGDEVVTSAFTYPATALAILQHNAVPTFADIDPVTFNIDPAGIEERITSRTRAIMPVHIHGLPCDMDAIDAIARRHDLLVIEDAAQAHGATYRSRQVGTLGDMAGFSLNATKNLPCGEGGLFVTGNERLLARATSFRILGQTRDEVPLDQAHPLDSATDSEFAGMGFMYLNQEIPAAIARVQLRRLGGFNANAAANAALLTSRLETLAGVTPPRCPADRTHVYHKYRVRLDARALGLAIDPTLLRDRVVAALRAEGVEVMLWLDRPVPEMPVFQGRANSRKGEHPRTTALLADSLVLGSQSYPLFPQPRVLMEQYADAFEKVLTHITELAGPGAA
- the sppA gene encoding signal peptide peptidase SppA; its protein translation is MSKSGKRALFIVGTLVAGLVAVAYMVRMSSQPAAGSVLELVLDDDIPDHVEVEGLWHLFGGRKLTLRDDLEALRLARDDRRIRGLLVVIDGPGAGSAKLQELRDGILDFQKEGKWAVAYLETAGEFSAGNRDYYLATACGSIWLAPPGDINLVGMRAEPPFIRGTLDLLGIVPDMDHIGKYKSAMNTYTDKEMNEAFRESMEALVGSIYGQLKRGIAKGRKMTEEQVALLIDDGPYIGPRALQAKLVDRLGYRDELEDSLKEKGADSPSLVKVGQYLRAGRFYTRGPKIALIYGLGGVSRGENQTNPLTGDMTMGSDTTAEAIKKAREDPSIKAIVFRVDSPGGSYIASDVIYRQVALTKGVKPFVVSMGDVAASGGYFVAMGADKIVAEPATITASIGVLAGKLVTTGFWNKVGITFDAVQRGRHATFFSTSAKYTPEEREIFAGWLDRIYKDFVGKAAQGRGKTYDQIHAVAQGRVWSGEDALRLGLVDEMGGLSAALRRALVMAHLDPEARVQLVVLPEAKSWFSQFWSGEETTTSYAALQRQIRKLIEEGPSIEPDGVLSMPYVPVLR
- a CDS encoding ACT domain-containing protein, which gives rise to MADKIRRADYQYVQVPDKPGEGARILGALKDAGVNLLSLTAFPDGKGTTQIDLVTENADGLAKAAKGLGLKLSDRKRAFFIQGDDRAGAAAEIFRKLADAGVNVHATNAAAGARGGFGMIVWVRPENYDKAAKALGV